From Candidatus Methylomirabilota bacterium, a single genomic window includes:
- a CDS encoding PhoX family phosphatase, whose product MSRNLHRGAEAAPNPAANPTFSDVLLSRRELLKTGLGGVAFAASAGCAMFGSRPDIGFTAVPVSSDDLLRVPPEYDAQVLYSWGDPVGVPGAMPPFKPDASNTAAEQAVQAGMHHDGMHFFPLPAGSRDSTHGLLVMNHEYLDEGLLFPDGQKTWSVEKVLKAQHAVGVSVIEVRLEGGKWTVVRPSRYARRVTARSDCALAGPAATHPLMRTAADPVGRLVRGTHSCCAHGWTPWGTYLTCEENWHLYFVNTGALTDDQRRYRLSAKGRGVRWEEHDQRFDAGRHPNEFHRFGWVVEIDPHDPLTVPIKRTALGRFAHEGAASFVGKDRRFAFYMGDDAAFEYVYKFVPAKPWEPGNREANRNLLDAGTLYVARFNADGTGAWLPLVHGTGPLTAANGFHDQGEVVVRTRQAADALGATKMDRTEWIVPHPATGEVYCSCTNNAERGRDGNEGPNPANRRAPNPYGHLIRWREDKGSPAATRFTWDVFVEAGPEGSGTIKGDPFACPDGLWIDSMGTLWVETDISPTLLLRGAFAPLGNNQMLVADPSKGVFRRFLTGPRGCEITGFHTTPDNRTAFVNIQHPGEVPGDRSDPERPRAVSNWPDFAADGRPRSATVAIRRRDGGVVGT is encoded by the coding sequence ATGAGCCGGAATCTCCACCGGGGCGCCGAGGCGGCGCCCAATCCCGCGGCCAATCCTACGTTCAGCGACGTACTGCTGTCGCGGCGGGAGCTATTGAAGACCGGCCTGGGTGGGGTCGCCTTCGCGGCCTCCGCCGGCTGCGCGATGTTCGGCTCGCGGCCCGATATCGGCTTCACGGCAGTGCCCGTGTCGTCGGACGACCTCCTCCGGGTGCCGCCCGAGTACGATGCTCAGGTTCTCTACTCCTGGGGTGATCCTGTCGGGGTGCCGGGGGCGATGCCCCCGTTCAAGCCGGACGCGTCGAACACCGCCGCTGAGCAGGCGGTGCAGGCGGGCATGCACCACGACGGCATGCACTTCTTCCCCCTCCCCGCGGGCTCGCGCGACTCCACCCATGGCCTGCTCGTGATGAACCACGAGTACCTCGACGAGGGCCTGCTCTTCCCGGACGGGCAGAAGACCTGGAGCGTCGAGAAGGTCCTCAAGGCTCAGCACGCGGTGGGGGTGTCGGTGATCGAAGTGCGCCTGGAGGGTGGGAAGTGGACAGTAGTCCGGCCGTCGCGCTATGCGCGCCGCGTCACCGCTCGAAGCGACTGTGCGCTCGCCGGCCCCGCCGCGACCCATCCACTGATGCGCACCGCCGCCGATCCGGTGGGCCGCCTCGTGCGCGGGACGCACAGCTGCTGCGCGCACGGGTGGACGCCCTGGGGCACCTACCTCACGTGCGAGGAGAACTGGCACCTCTACTTCGTCAATACGGGCGCGCTGACCGACGACCAGCGCCGCTACCGCCTCTCCGCCAAGGGCCGCGGCGTTCGCTGGGAGGAGCACGACCAGCGCTTCGACGCCGGCCGCCATCCCAACGAGTTCCACCGCTTCGGCTGGGTCGTCGAGATCGACCCCCACGACCCCCTCACGGTCCCGATCAAGCGCACCGCGCTGGGGCGCTTCGCCCACGAAGGCGCGGCCTCGTTCGTGGGGAAGGACCGGCGCTTTGCCTTCTACATGGGCGACGACGCGGCCTTCGAGTACGTATACAAGTTCGTGCCTGCAAAGCCGTGGGAGCCGGGCAACCGTGAGGCGAACCGCAACCTCCTGGACGCGGGCACGCTCTACGTCGCGCGCTTCAATGCCGACGGGACGGGGGCGTGGCTCCCGCTCGTGCACGGCACGGGCCCGCTCACCGCGGCGAACGGCTTTCACGACCAGGGTGAGGTCGTCGTACGGACCCGCCAGGCCGCCGATGCCCTGGGCGCCACCAAGATGGACCGCACGGAGTGGATCGTGCCGCACCCGGCGACGGGCGAGGTCTACTGCTCGTGCACCAACAACGCCGAGCGTGGCCGCGACGGCAACGAAGGCCCGAACCCGGCCAACCGCCGAGCGCCGAATCCCTACGGGCACCTCATCCGGTGGCGCGAGGACAAGGGCAGCCCCGCGGCGACCCGCTTCACGTGGGACGTGTTCGTGGAGGCCGGTCCCGAGGGCAGCGGGACGATCAAGGGCGATCCCTTTGCGTGTCCCGACGGCCTCTGGATCGACAGCATGGGCACGCTGTGGGTGGAGACCGATATCTCGCCCACGTTGCTGCTGCGCGGCGCCTTCGCTCCGCTGGGCAACAACCAAATGCTGGTCGCCGATCCCTCGAAGGGAGTGTTCCGCCGCTTCCTCACGGGCCCACGCGGGTGCGAGATCACCGGCTTCCACACCACTCCGGACAACCGCACCGCGTTCGTGAACATCCAGCATCCGGGCGAGGTGCCGGGCGATCGCTCCGATCCCGAGCGGCCGCGCGCCGTGTCCAACTGGCCGGACTTCGCCGCGGACGGGCGACCGCGGTCGGCGACGGTGGCAATCCGGCGGCGCGACGGAGGCGTGGTCGGAACCTGA